The genomic segment CCAGCCCCTTGTTGGAGGGCAGCTTGCGCAAGGCGGCTGGGACGGCAATCACCTCGCCACGGGCGCGGGTGCCGCCCTTGGCAAAATCGTAGCGCAGGATCTGGTTGACGCGCTCGAGCCCGACATAGACGAGGCTGCCGTCGCGCGCGATCGATTCCGAATCCCACCAGAGGTGCTTTTCCGTGATCGGCCGCCCTTCGGCGCCGAGCAGCGGCGCGGCCTCGACGTCGGCAAGGCCGACCATGTCGCGGCCGGAATAGCGGATGCTGCCGGTGAACCAGCCGCCCTGGTCGGAGATCGCGAGGAAACGCTCGCCCTTGCCGTCGAGGAAGCGGAGGCCTGACAGGCCGCCGAAGCCGCGATAGGGCGAGGTCAGCACCAGGCCGCTGCGATAGTCCAGCGAGCCGAAGCGCGTGCGCGTGCGGTCGCGCGGCTCGAAATTGGGAATGCTGCGCGCGTTGACCTCGACGCTGACGGGCGCCGCGACGGCGTGCTCGACCTGAAGCGGGCGCGGTGGCGGCTCGGTCGCGGCTTGCGCCTGCGCGAACCTGGAGACTGCGAATGTGGAGAATCCCGCCGCGGCGTGCCTGAGAAAGCTGCGGCGGGATGAAATCGTGCTCACGAATGCAATTTGCGTCGCGGGCGACCGGCCGCTTGCGTTGGCGCCGTGTTGGTCTCGCTGAAGAGCTCGGCGAGCTTTTCGGTGATCGCGCCGCCGAGCTCCTCGGCGTCCACGATCGTCACGGCGCGGCGATAATAGCGCGTCACGTCATGGCCGATGCCGATCGCGATCAGCTCGACCGGCGAGCGGGTCTCGATCTCCTCGATGATATGGCGCAGATGCCGCTCGAGGTAGTTGCCGGGATTGACCGACAGCGTGGAATCGTCGACCGGCGCGCCGTCCGAGATCATCATCAGGATCTTGCGCTGCTCGGGCCGGCCGAGCAGGCGCTTGTGCGCCCAGTCCAGCGCCTCGCCGTCGATGTTCTCCTTCAGCAGCCCCTCGCGCATCATCAAGCCAAGGTTTTTGCGCGCACGACGCCAGGGAGCATCGGCCGACTTGTAGATGATGTGACGGAGATCGTTGAGGCGGCCGGGATTGGCCGGCTTGCCGGCGGCAAGCCACGCCTCGCGCGATTGCCCGCCCTTCCAGGCCCGCGTGGTGAAGCCCAAAATCTCGACCTTGACGCCGCAACGCTCCAGCGTGCGCGCGAGGATGTCGGCGCAGGTCGCGGCGACCGTGATCGGGCGGCCGCGCATCGAGCCGGAATTGTCGAGCAGCAGCGTCACCACGGTGTCGCGGAAGGTCGCCTCCTTCTCGTGCATGAAGGACAGCGGATGATAGGGATCGGTGACGACGCGCGACAGGCGCGCAGGGTCGAGGATGCCCTCTTCGAGGTCGAACTCCCAGGCGCGGTTCTGCTGCGCCATCAGGCGGCGCTGCAGCCGGTTGGCGAGACGGGCGACGATGCCTTGCAGATGTGCGAGCTGCTTGTCGAGATAGGCGCGCAGCCGCTCCAGCTCGTCATGGTCGCAGAGATCTTCGGCGGCGATGACCTCGTCGAACTTCGGCGCGAAGGCGTGATATTCCGGCCCGCGCGGCTCGTTCCTGCCGTGCTGGTTCGGGCGCGTCGCCTCGCCCGGCGTCTCGTCGTCGCCGAGCTCGCCGTCGTCGAAGGTGTCGGAGGTCGAGGCCTGCGCGCTTTCCATCGCGCTCTCGCTCATCTCCTCGGATGTTGCCTGCGCCTGGTCGGCGCTCATCTCCTGCGCGGCATCGGAATCGGGCGAGCCCTCGGCGCCGGACTGGTCATTGTCGCCGTCCTGGTTCTCCTCGTTCTCGTCGTTGTCCTCGCTGTCGGCGTTGCGCTCGTCGCCGAGCTCGAGCGCGGACAACAGATCATGCACGGCATCGCCGAACTTGGTCTGATCCTCGAGCACGCCGTCGAGCCGGTCGAGCCGCCTGCCGATCTTGTCTTCGAGGATCGGCCGCCAGAGGTCGACCATCTTCTTGGCCGCCGTCGGCGGCGCCATGCCGGTGAGGCGCTCGCGCACCAGCATCGCCAGCGCGTCCGCCAGCGGCGCGTCGGCGCGGTCGGTGATCTCGTCGAACTTGCCGCGGTGGAAATGGTCGTCGAGCATCGCGGTGAGGTTCTTGGCAACGCCCGCCATGCGGCGCGCGCCGATCGCCTCGACGCGGGCCTGCTCCACCGCCTCGAACACGCCGCGCGCCTGCGGATTGCCGGGCATCAGCTTGCGATGAACCTTGGGATCGTGACAGGCGATCTTGAGCGCGATGGAATCGGCGTGGCCGCGCACGATGGCGGCGTCACGCTTGGTCATCTTGCGCGCCGGCTCCGGAAGCCGCGCCTTGCCGGGCGCGAGGCCCGGCCGCTCGGCGGCGAAGGAGACATCGAGCTCGGGCGATTTCGCGATCGCCTTGAGACAGGAGGCGACCGAGCGCTTGAACGGCTCGGTCGGCGCTTCCTTGTTGTTGCGGAATTTGGAGTTGGATGATGATGTGCTCATAGCGACTTCGTAAACGAATGGCGCGTCACGCCGCCGGGATAGCCGTCGATGGTGCCGAATTCCTGATACCCGCAAGAACGATAGAAGCCCGGCGCCTGGAAACTCATCGTATCGACATGGGCCCGGATCGCGCCGAGCCGTCTTGCCTCGTCCTCGATCGCCGCGATCAGCTTCGTGCCGTGACCCTTGCCGCGCTGCTTCTGGTCGATCCAGAAGTACTGGATGAACAGAACCGTGGACCAGAGTTGCCCGACGATGCCGCCGACGATCTTGCGGCCGTCCTTCAGCGAAACCGCGATGCTCTTGACCTTCTGCTTCCCAAACTTCTCGTCGTTGTAAGCGCCGAGACCGGCGAGCACAGCCTTCTTGGTGGTACCAATGGTGCGCTCGACGGTGATGGCTGTCATGGGGTCAGCTGAGCGCCACGTTGACCGCCGATTCCGGCAGCTCCGCATTGAAGCAGCGCTGATAGAACTCGGCGACCAGGGGACGCTCGAGCTCGTCGCACTTGTTGAGGAAGGTGACGCGGAAGGCGAAGCCGATATCGCCGAAGATGTCGGAATTTTCCGCCCAGGTGATCACCGTGCGCGGGCTCATCACCGTCGACAGATCGCCATTGGCGAAGGCGTTACGGGTGAGATCGGCAAGGCGCACCATCTTGTTAACGATGTCGCGGCCTTCCTGGGTGCGATAATGCTTGGCCTTGGCCAGCACGATCTCGACTTCCTCGTCGTGGCTGAGATAGTTCAGCGTGGTGACGATCGACCAGCGGTCCATCTGGCCCTGGTTGATCTGCTGGGTGCCGTGATAGAGGCCCGAGGTGTCGCCGAGGCCGACCGTGTTGGCGGTCGCGAACAGGCGGAACGCCGGATGCGGCTTGATCACCTTGTTCTGGTCCAGGAGCGTCAGGCGCCCGGAGACTTCCAGCACGCGCTGGATCACGAACATCACGTCCGGGCGGCCGGCGTCGTATTCGTCGAACACCAGCGCGACGTTGTTCTGCAGCGCCCAGGGCAGGATGCCGTCGCGGAATTCGGTGACCTGCTTGCCGTCGCGGACCACGATGGAGTCCTTGCCGACGAGGTCGATACGGCTGATGTGGCTGTCGAGGTTGACGCGCACGCAGGGCCAGTTCAGGCGTGCCGCGACCTGCTCGATATGGGTGGATTTGCCGGTGCCGTGATAGCCGGTCACCATCACGCGGCGGTTGCGGGCGAAGCCGGCGAGAATGGCGAGCGTGGTGGCGCGGTCGAAGCGATAATCGGAATCGACTTCGGGCACGTGAGGATCGACTTCGGAATAGGCCGGCACTTCGAGATCGCTGTCGATCCCGAACACCTGGCGCACCGACACCTTCATGTCGGGCTGACCGGAAACTTCCTCAACTTTGGACAGGGCGGCGGTCGTCATCAATCCTCCGAGGTCCCGGGCGGTCCCGAAACCGGTTATTCGCACGTTGGCTGCGGCTGGGTGCTGAAAATCAACCTATCAGAGACAACGAGCCGGCAGAAGCCCGCCCACCAATCAAAGTTCCGTTGTCTTTTCATTTAGATAGGCAAGGAGCGCGGTTTTTGGAGGGCTGCCTTGCGAATCACGCCCAAATTCGGGCGGGTCGCGCCGTTCCGTGCGAATGGTTACTT from the Bradyrhizobium sp. WBAH42 genome contains:
- a CDS encoding esterase-like activity of phytase family protein, whose amino-acid sequence is MSTISSRRSFLRHAAAGFSTFAVSRFAQAQAATEPPPRPLQVEHAVAAPVSVEVNARSIPNFEPRDRTRTRFGSLDYRSGLVLTSPYRGFGGLSGLRFLDGKGERFLAISDQGGWFTGSIRYSGRDMVGLADVEAAPLLGAEGRPITEKHLWWDSESIARDGSLVYVGLERVNQILRYDFAKGGTRARGEVIAVPAALRKLPSNKGLEAMVVVPKGKDQNLPLAGTLIAFSERGLDADGNLIAFLIGGPTPGQFSVRRTEKYDISDAVLLPSGELLILERKFSWFTGVNIRIRAIPLKAIAPGALVDGPALFAADLGHEIDNMEGIDAHVTAEGETVLTLISDDNFSMLQRTLLLQFTLAE
- the cobT gene encoding cobaltochelatase subunit CobT gives rise to the protein MSTSSSNSKFRNNKEAPTEPFKRSVASCLKAIAKSPELDVSFAAERPGLAPGKARLPEPARKMTKRDAAIVRGHADSIALKIACHDPKVHRKLMPGNPQARGVFEAVEQARVEAIGARRMAGVAKNLTAMLDDHFHRGKFDEITDRADAPLADALAMLVRERLTGMAPPTAAKKMVDLWRPILEDKIGRRLDRLDGVLEDQTKFGDAVHDLLSALELGDERNADSEDNDENEENQDGDNDQSGAEGSPDSDAAQEMSADQAQATSEEMSESAMESAQASTSDTFDDGELGDDETPGEATRPNQHGRNEPRGPEYHAFAPKFDEVIAAEDLCDHDELERLRAYLDKQLAHLQGIVARLANRLQRRLMAQQNRAWEFDLEEGILDPARLSRVVTDPYHPLSFMHEKEATFRDTVVTLLLDNSGSMRGRPITVAATCADILARTLERCGVKVEILGFTTRAWKGGQSREAWLAAGKPANPGRLNDLRHIIYKSADAPWRRARKNLGLMMREGLLKENIDGEALDWAHKRLLGRPEQRKILMMISDGAPVDDSTLSVNPGNYLERHLRHIIEEIETRSPVELIAIGIGHDVTRYYRRAVTIVDAEELGGAITEKLAELFSETNTAPTQAAGRPRRKLHS
- a CDS encoding N-acetyltransferase is translated as MTAITVERTIGTTKKAVLAGLGAYNDEKFGKQKVKSIAVSLKDGRKIVGGIVGQLWSTVLFIQYFWIDQKQRGKGHGTKLIAAIEDEARRLGAIRAHVDTMSFQAPGFYRSCGYQEFGTIDGYPGGVTRHSFTKSL
- the cobS gene encoding cobaltochelatase subunit CobS, whose protein sequence is MTTAALSKVEEVSGQPDMKVSVRQVFGIDSDLEVPAYSEVDPHVPEVDSDYRFDRATTLAILAGFARNRRVMVTGYHGTGKSTHIEQVAARLNWPCVRVNLDSHISRIDLVGKDSIVVRDGKQVTEFRDGILPWALQNNVALVFDEYDAGRPDVMFVIQRVLEVSGRLTLLDQNKVIKPHPAFRLFATANTVGLGDTSGLYHGTQQINQGQMDRWSIVTTLNYLSHDEEVEIVLAKAKHYRTQEGRDIVNKMVRLADLTRNAFANGDLSTVMSPRTVITWAENSDIFGDIGFAFRVTFLNKCDELERPLVAEFYQRCFNAELPESAVNVALS